A genomic region of Arachis stenosperma cultivar V10309 chromosome 9, arast.V10309.gnm1.PFL2, whole genome shotgun sequence contains the following coding sequences:
- the LOC130948196 gene encoding uncharacterized protein LOC130948196: MARWWRIIVKDIIKGLKKLTDEGESRQWMEDIRGNLAMVATVIATVTFQTGLNPPGGVVQNGDHGNVSCSKMVKSGGGNYQCPGISVIAGGERAFQFSVFVTFNNLSFASSLLACFFLVSGVPLRKPLAILLMAVDMCFSLGALGIAYCVGVFMTEPQNVSFVRHLSIMISVITFFAIVVFYLLFRLLVTFKEFLKGNQIIHAAAPSSAIAPSLELI, encoded by the coding sequence ATGGCAAGATGGTGGAGAATTATTGTAAAAGATATAATAAAAGGATTGAAGAAGCTGACAGACGAAGGGGAGAGCAGGCAATGGATGGAGGACATAAGAGGGAACCTGGCTATGGTAGCCACCGTGATCGCAACCGTAACCTTCCAAACGGGACTGAATCCACCGGGCGGCGTTGTCCAGAACGGTGACCACGGGAATGTAAGTTGTTCAAAGATGGTTAAATCAGGAGGAGGCAATTATCAATGCCCCGGAATATCCGTTATTGCAGGAGGTGAAAGAGCATTTCAATTCAGCGTATTCGTGACCTTCAACAACCTGTCTTTTGCTTCGTCTCTGTTGGCCTGTTTCTTTCTCGTGAGCGGGGTTCCTCTGCGTAAGCCACTCGCCATCTTGCTCATGGCGGTCGACATGTGCTTCTCTCTTGGTGCCCTTGGAATAGCCTATTGCGTCGGTGTCTTTATGACCGAACCGCAAAATGTCAGCTTCGTCAGGCATTTGTCCATCATGATATCTGTCATTACCTTCTTTGCAATTGTGgttttctatcttctttttCGCCTTTTAGTTACCTTCAAAGAGTTCTTGAAAGGAAATCAAATCATTCATGCTGCTGCCCCTTCATCAGCTATTGCTCCAAGTCTAGAACTAATCTGA